DNA from Pelodiscus sinensis isolate JC-2024 chromosome 1, ASM4963464v1, whole genome shotgun sequence:
ATAAGCTATTTTTGCATCATCCACTTTTGGCCCATGGAAATACCTGTTCTTCCTTGACCATATGTTACAGGAACCAAGGGTTTAGGTGATAAAACTCACACGTGGATTGGCCACTGTAAGTGGTCCTGGAGGCACCGCATTTAGTGAGGACTGTCTGACACCTTCAATGAGGAAACCTCATGATGAGTTGCTCCTTTGTGTGCTGGTCTGTCCGCCTCTGGGCTGCGTGTTCCTGAGCTGACTGAACCGCTTTTTTGAAGGTTTGGGACAGCATACGTCATCCAATTCCCATTCGCTGGCTATttacccacacacacagccccttccGCCACAGCCCTGAGGGGACCATCGCTTTGCATTAACACAGCCTCAGGATTCGCCTTTTCCTATGCCCCTACCCACACCAGTCAGTCCAcagaccctcccctgccagggaaatgcagccacctcgggGGTGGAGCCCAGCAGCCGGCCTGGGGAGCGGGGCGCAGCAAAAAGGGATGCTTTGGCCAGTGATAGTAAAGGAAATTCATGCCATTGAAGGAAGGCCCCAGAGCGTTTCCTAGCTGTGCAGGGGAGAAGGTAATAGAACGACCGtgtccccctcacacacacatcgCACTAGGTCTGACGAGCAGGAGAAGACAGATACCTGTGACCTTCCCTGGGAATCCCCCTCCGGTAGCCGTGTCCTACATCTCGCTCAGCCCAGCGTTTGCAGCCACGCACGGCAACGAGAGCAGCCCCGGGCGTCTGCACTGTTTATAGCCCAGCGCTGGGCAGGCCCACGGGGGTTGGCCTCTTGGGGAGCAGGGAAACCTGGATGTAAATAGGCTGGAGACCGGAGACACCCCAGCCAAGGTCTCTCTGTCCATGTCTCGTGTTCAGGGCGTTTTCCCAGCTTTCGGAGTAAACAGCAATTACGATGCCTCCCCCCAGAGCGCGGGgtattcctgggctctgtggtgagACAGAGAAATTGGCTGTTTTCTGTATTTGTGTATAAGAAATACAACTTGGGATAATGCCCAGGTCTCCGTAGGCTCTGTCATGATGAAGGATGGACGGGTGAAGAATAGACAAAGAAATCTGGAGAACAATGACTGAAGGGAGACAAAAACGCTTTCTACAGGCACATGGACCTTATTATCAGTCATTCTCAGCATTAAATATCATTAGACTATGTAGCAGCTTTGATTGAAGGTGCTACCGAACACCCAGCAAATGAAAGTCTCTAGGCATGTCTCCACGTTGTACAGATGGGTAAAGTGAGGCCCAGCAAGATGCAGAAAAAACCTAGggttatgtcttcactgcaggctttttgtgcaagaacagttgttcttgtgcaaaaacttgccgggtgtctacactgcacatgcgttgttgtgcaagtaaatttacagcaaagcatcagaaaacagggcttcttgcgcaagagttattcctctccccatgagaaataagccctcttgtgcaacagctcttccacaagaaggcagtgtaggcaggcaacaggggtttcttgcataaggaagccctatggctaaaatggactGCCCATAGCCAAGGGTGGGCACCTCCTGTGAGCCTGTGACACCAGGTTTTGCAGCGAGGAGCCCATCCACCTCCATGCTTTCCAGAAGAGACACATCAGGTAGCACCCCCGCCCCCAACTGGCCAATtcacagccagagccctgaggttcaggagcaggagggggatgtTTCTGGGCACTAACACACAAGTAGCTTCTCAGAACTTTGGTCAGTTCCAATCCAGGGGACCTGGGACTCACTGGGGCCGGAGCAATGGTCGGGCAAGGACCTGCGAGCTGGGCATTGTCCTGTACTTCTACCAGCACCTTTCATCCTGACAGAGCCCCTGGGCCACTGCAGTGCGGCCACTTCGGGGCTGGAGGCatcagccgggctgggctggggtgcacCGAAATGAGGGACATTCTGACCCATGAAACTGGAGGCAACTCTCCTGGATCAGAGAAGGGTCACTGAGAAAAGCGTCCATTGCACAGAACCGCTGACATTTTTCATCGAGGGGGCGGGGGGTGTTTTCATTCTGCCAGCAGGGGAGCAATTGCCCAGAGGCGGGTTTAAAGTTCATCCAGAGGGTCCACACTGGGGCTACCATCCCTtcgtggctttgctctgcccaCCAGCACTGCCTCTGTCTAGCTTGGGTAGTGCTTCAATCAGCTTTCCCGGCCGAGATGGGAGCCATTCAAGTGTTGACCTAAGGGAGGGGCGGGATGTGACCTGCGTGTGGCTGGCATTTGAGGCCATGTTTAATGACCAGCTCCCATGGGGGCTGCATGGAGATATGGAAAAgccccccagagagaactgacccTCGTGGGACTccaccggggggggggtctggaccTGGAGGTGTAATTAGGTGGGTCCTTCCAAGAAGGATTCAGACCATTTGAGTTCATCCCTCCactctcctgctgcctcttcgGTGAGACAGCGGGATCTCCTTGCCAACAGGATCAGCTCATGCCGAGAGGTCCAAGAAGATGGGCATGGAGGTCAGCCAGGTCCATTGACAGGAGCTGATGGTGCATCAGCACCTCTAACGCAGGGGAGGTGGAGAGCGACTAAGGGAAATGAGGCATTAGGAAGGATCAAAAATGGATTTGGGAAGCACAAGACGTGCTAGACAAAGCTGTGAGTACCAGCGCTAAGGAAAATAAGGGGAtgattttaaaagtatattagaAACAGGAAAATAACGAGGCACAGAATGGGGGGTTGAAGAAGGAGGCTGGATACTTGATGATACAGACATCTTGCTGGTGGACCTACAAAGGGAAGACAAGAACTCCCTGGCTTGTAATGGaccccacaggctgtgtctagactgcatcccttttccgtaaaagggatgcaaattagacacatcgcaattgcaaatgaagcggggatttaaatcacccctgcttcatttgcataaacatggctgccgcttttttccggctcggatctttgcggaaaaaggatgcagtctagacaaagccacaTTGTTTCTAATAATAAGTGTCACTGTTAATATAACCCTACTGGTAATATaaatgtggatgtgctcttgcacaagacctttcgcacaagaactcttgcgcaaaacggttcttgcacaagaagcctgaatGTAGATGTAACCCAAGAGTTGAAATCACGAAGACTGCGTCtcgactggctagtttttccgcaaaagcgataGCTttggcgcaaaaacttgccagctgtctacactggccggttgattttgttcaaaagcactgacgttctactgtccgaaatcagtgcttcttgtgcaaatgcgttgacgttcccattcgggcaaaagcccttttccaaaaaTGATTTTGCGCAACAGGGCACCCAAATCAATGGCCGGGCATGAGCGGCTCTACGGATCGAGCAGCCCAGCTCTGGACTGACTATTGTGCACCCACACAGCGTAGTAGGCCTGCAGCTCCAAATCCCCGTGGCCTCTGGGCATCGTGGAGTCCTTGGGGACTGTCCTTTCATATCCTTGCCCACGGGGGGGAGTCCCGTTGTTCTCCTCTGAGAAGGTGCCTCCCAACATGGAGAATGTCCCaagagcaagtcacctgtccggGTCCTTGTCAGGCgtccctgctgctctgcaggtTTGCAGCAGAATTCTTACAACACTTACGGCACATTGACTACGGAGCACCACACCTCACTGAGTCGCCACCCCTCTCAATAGGCAGGCGACGCCAGAACCGAACATTTAAAATGCCAGGACGGAGCCACTTCTCCTAAATTCCCCCTCAAAAATCATCCAGGTGTAGGAGTAGCACAAAGAGAAAGAGCAGAGCATGAGTTTTCAATGGATACCCCCCTTGGCCCTCTTGGCACAGATTTGGGGACAAACATTCCGCAGTGAGGGAAGCACTGATCTGCATGGCCCTGCTGAAAGCCGGGGACGTCCCAGGAGCTACGCTAGAGAAGGAGCTGTCTGAAATGAGGAGACCCAGCTGTAGAGCGACAGGAACGGGTTGTGAGCACGGGAGGCAGAACTTACAGCGGAGACCCTCGAGCAGAATGCTCTAATtggaaggaactttgagaggtcCTCAAGTCTAGTCCCCGGCACCAGACCGAGCACCTCACAGACCTCACTGTCCATGTCGACTGCCAGGGGCCATCAGAACGGACACAGGCCTCACCGTGGCCATGCCTAGCGTTCCCACGTCACATTAGCTCTCAATAGCCCCCCCTCTCTCATCTACCCTTCAAAAGCCAATAGGTTAATGGAGCTATTTCTCCTGCACCTTGTGAAGAAGGAGCGAGAGGAGACAACACCTGTAGCTGTTAAATAGGTGGCATGCTCATTCTCCGCTGGTGGAGGATTTATGAGCAGATAGAGGAGATTTAGCCTCATGCAGGACTAGAGTCCGTTTCTCTACTGCGGATGGGTGGAGCACATCCAGTGGCACGCAGCAGAGAAGCCCTCGGCATGACCTCTAGGGCCATTTGTCGAAGACTGGATGTTCCCAGACTCTGGTCCACGAGCCACAAGAGGTCTGCACATTACGTCTCCACAGTTCTGAGAAGTCTGGATGCAAACACAGCACGAGGGCGTCTCTTACTTTCCAGCTCCCAAGCATGAATCGGCAGGAAGCTGCAACTGCACAGCCTGCTTCCGCAGCACTGCTTTTCCACGCCCCTCTCTGCTCTCGTTGCCCAAGGGTTGCATTATGATCCGGTAGGGAGAAAGGtgcccgtggccatggtggatgggaggggagggagtctaTGAAAACATCTCTCCCCCAGGACGTATGTCCCCTTATGAAATAGTGTGACAGTTCACGGCACTGAAGACCTGGAGGACTCTATTGCGGATCTTTTTGGTTCtgaccccatagatgatggggtttatcATGGGGGGAACCAGCATATAGATGTTGGCTACAATAATGTGGACGTGAGGAGCCATGCTGTGGCCAAACCGATGGGTGAGAATGGAAAAAAAGGCTGGAATATAAAACCCGAGGATGGCACCgatgtgggagctgcaggtgcccaGGGACGTGAGACGGGCCTCCTTGGAAGGGAGCTTGAAGACGGCCCGCAAGATCAGGATGTAGGACAGGACAATGAGGATCAAGTCCACCCCTGCGGTGAGAAATGCCACAACCAGGCTGTAGGTACTCATGGTGCTCATGTCTGCGCAGGCCAGGTTCACCAGCGCCATGAACTCACAATAGGTGTGAGGAATGACGTTGGTTCGGCAGTAGGGGAGCTGGCGCAGCAGGAATGGGTGTGGGCCCACCgacacggccgccctcagcacaACCCCCAGCCCTAGGGTGGCTATGACCCGATGGGTCAGGATGGCCGAGTGTcgcagcgggttacagatggcgACGTAGCGATCAAAGGCCATGGCCAGCATGAACCCGGACTCCATGATTGACAGGGTGTGAAGGAGGTACACCTGGGCCAGGCATGCATTGATGTGAATGGCCCAGTCCCTGAACCAGAAAACGCACAGGGTCTGGGGTACGGTGGTGGTTGAGATGATCAGGTCGGTGACGGCCAGCATGGCGAGGAAaaggtacatgggctcatggaggctggGCTCGGATTTGATCACAGCCAGGAGGAGGCTGTTCCCCACGACAGACAGCACGTAGACaaagcagaaggggatggagatccagacgtgGGCCGCCTCCAGCCCCGGGATGCCAAGGAGAATGAAGGTGGTGGGGTGGGCCTTGGTCCCGTTGGGTACTGCCATGGTGAGCCCGGTTGGGTGTGTTCAATTCAATATCACGGCTGCTTCCTGCCCCTGTAATTAACCATTCAACAATCATTAACCATCTTCTAGActctgcttggtcctgctgtgagggcaggggtctggactcgatgacctcccaaGGGCCATTCCTGTTCTCgtgttctatggttctgtgatcttatgggaaaaggaggaggtgggATTTTCTCAGCCGTAATTCATCCAATAAACCCCGAATGTCACAGGGACACCAAATCACAATCCTGAACTGGGTCAAGGAAACAAATTCCACATTTTCAAGGTCTCTCCGTGTGGATGATAGAActcaggccagggaggagagactGAACAGTCCGTGGATTCTGTCGTGACCACACACACATaggaacataagagcggccagactgggccagaccaaaggtccatccagcccagtgtcctgtctatccacagtggccaatgccaggtgccccagagaggagggaacacaacagggaatcctcacatgctccctctcttgtcacccacctccagacaaacagaggccagggacaccgcacctacccagcctggctaatagacattgatggacccaacctccatgaatctatctagctcttttttgaaccctgttaaactcctagccttctccacatcctctggcaaggagttccacaggttgactgtgcactgagtgaagaaaaacttccttttgtttgttttaaacctgctgcctattcatttcatttggtgacccctagttcttacatttgtggaataagtaaataacttctccttattcactgtctccacCCTTGTCATGTTTTGATAGatctctatcgtatccccctttagtctcgtcttttctaaggTGACAagaccaagtctttttaatctctcttcatatgggagccattccaaaccctgaatcatttttgttgcccctttctgaaccttttccaatgccaagacatATCTTTAGAGACAAGGCAACCCCATGTGGactcagtattccagatgtggctgtACCATATcttgttttatacagaggcaataagatattttctgtcttattctccatcccttttttaatgactcctaacattctgtttacttttctgacggccgctgcacacggagtgggtgttttcagagaactctccacagtgactccaagatctctctctttattagtccccatcatattgtatgtttagttgggattatttttcccaatgtgcattgctttacatttatcagcagggcttgacaaatgccCTCGCCcgctcgcccgtggtgagtagattttgccagctggcGAGCGCAGGGGCTGACTGGCCGGAGGgccgttgtgacgggctggccgaagcccgTACTAGGGGCGGCGCGGCCCCATCGATCcgccggccgggggaggggcagagcgctGCCGAGGCGGGGAACTGCGGCGATACTCAGACGTGGCCCCGCCGATTGTAAAGGGCtgcggcagctcggctctggctgcgtgtcccCGGCAGCTGGCTGCGGCGTGCGGCGGAGCCAGTCCTTGCCccaccggctccagtcctgccgcggccccagcccctcgctggTGAGAGACCCTCCCTGCCGGCCACCCGGTTCGCTgcgcccgccccgcgccccatcTGGCTTCCTCCACCCGTTCCCCACACCCCTGCACCccggatcccctgctctccctctggctctgctccGCCCTTGCACCCcacaccctgctgccccccagctctgtgctgcccgttccctgcactgcccctagaccccgatccctctacCCCTCCCGTTCCCCGTGTCCCATTCCCTGTGTCTCCACcgcaccccacaccctgctccccccgatccctgcatccctctgcctctgtgcctcctgttccctgcgccacccctgttccccccccacacacacactgttccctgcacccctctggctctgtgctgtccctgcaccttgttccctttatggaaaaaaatgaatgaaaatacgATTTGCTATTTgtagggctaaaatgccaggacaaaaatgaaaacaaagaaaaaacccaaccccattgcaaaatgcaaacgtgtaaaagacaacaacaatCGGGGGGATGTTTtgcttggccctgggggaggggaagcagctgggctgggctgtgggaaggggaggagaggggaaaaatatgggtaaggggcttgtgctgaggggaggaggtcaggagaagaagaagaagaaagggagaggcaccaagggacagaggtgcaggggccaagtgcagacaaagaggaaaagggcaggaggggggacaggatgatgctgggagaggggaggggaagggcactgggggctagagggaggagtgggaggtgctgggagaaggcttgagagaaggggtgggcatgaggaaagtggggatggagcaaggcatgtgtgaaggcacacaggggcatgaggggaatgggggctgagggtgggtatcaggggaaaagagggcaaatgGGGCAgcggcagtgagggaaggaggaggccccAGGAGGGTGCGGGGctaagggaaggggcaggtgccagaggattctgggggtgaagcagaagggcagacacctgcaggggagggaccagcaccagaggagaggcagcgcaggtgtgtagagagaggagttaggagaggggatgaggcggggtagctcacttgatcagagtggggccacaggaggagtgggcacaggggggagagaagggctggcagagaggggcaggagtcagggcagcagaggagggtgagcggttggggggcagcaggcaccaggggagctgatggagcaaggggaggagacatggcagcagagggaaaacgtaaaagtttataagatatttattaataacttgggtgatatttattaagaacgtattagtaattactgttcttattcttattagcaatttatgccattaaaaaaactcttatgggggggagggggagaggcccttttttgtctggcgagtagggttttccataatttgtcgagccctgtttatcagtattcaatttcatttgccattttgttgcccagtcaatatattagggtatgtctacactagccccctagttcaaacaaggGTGGCTAAGGTAGGctttcgaacttgcaaatgaagcccaggatttaagtGCCACGGGACTTCTCGCTGTGTGCCCCTGGATGTCAGACAGCACTGGGAAGAGCAAGATGGACTCTTCCTCACACAGTGACTTTGTGCCTGTGAGGTCGCACTGTGCAGGTCCCAATGGGGTCCTCTGTACTCTGAGGACAGGGCCGGCCCAGaacattttggtacctgaggcggggagctcaaatgacgccccctgccccttcgcttgggccaaaactttgaaaggtctcaattctctgggtcctagtggcatccTCCCACAGCCGGGCACCTGAGGCGACCACCTTAATTCACCTCCTGGTAAGGCTGGCTCTGCCTGACGATTAACACAGCCTCATCTGCGGGTGGCACAGGccacagtttgggaaatgctgccctGACAGTGTCTCAAGTTGGACCCCTTCCAGTCAACCTTCCCCCCAAGACACAGTCATGGTCTCTGGCTTATCCTTGAGGTTCTCAGTGGTCTGGGCCCAGCATGTCTACAAGGACTGAACTCCGGGGGTACAGAGCCAACTCACACGCTCCTCAGCCTCAATGGAACTTTCTACCTGAGCGTAAAGCTCCTTCATGCAGCAGATAGACCCTTCCcgggggccagccccagcctgtgcAGCAAACCCCATGAGAACTAAGAGCCACCTCCACCCGACCCAACATTCTGCTCTGAGCGTCAGGTGCCCTTCTTCATCCAGCCTTCTGTGGCATGAGCACTGGGCTGCATGGACGTTGGAGCCCCCAGACCCTGTCCAAACAAGCCCTCCACGCACCGTTGTGCCAAAGAGCTCTGTGCACACTGGGAAGCTCCTCTCTTCTCTCGCCGGGTGttgggttcctgtctggctacaaccgcagaccatgctgcaacccacaagcagccggcagcaggttcccagctagTGCGCAGAACAGGGGCAGCGCGCAGAGCTCTGGGCATTCTCCTCACCTCTCTCACGCCggcctaggagctgggcctgcctccggccgcttctggggcgcagagccgtctgtggtgccaggagaggcagggatcTGGCTTAGCCCCTCCACGGgtcacctgcccccctgcagcaaggagccccAGTGCCCAACATCCACCACCCAGTgctgggtcccagcctggggatTGAAACCCCCCAGGCTAATGTTAGTCACACACTGAGCACCCACCTGCAAGGCCCTCAGCTGCTCCCGTGGCGACGGTGGCTAAGGTCAGGAACAGGCAAGAGCAGATTCCCAGACAGGGGGGATTCTCAgcactctcctccccatcccgACCTGCCCCTTTCTCAGCTCTCCGGGCAGGGAACAGCCGGCCCTACAGGGAACCCTTCCTGAGTCccggctctgtgctcccctcgCGATTGCTTAGGGCAGGCGCTGCTAACGAGGCCACTTCTGGGCTCCCCGGCTCTGCACTCACCCAGCTCCTGCGCAGCAGAGACAGGCTGagcccggcggcggggggggggggggcgatctggagaggctctgtgctgtgctgtgccagagaAGCGCTGGGCAGGAGGTTTATAGCCATGGCTGGGGAATCCCAGCAGGGTTTGTGGCACAGCTCAGCGGAGAGACAAACAGCCCCTGCTTTCCCCTGCTGGGGCGTACAGGGCCCCGAGGGGCTGGGGTCCGTAAGGGACAAGCAGCGACAATGGGACAAGCTCCTCCAAAGCTACTGACAGCGAGACAGGATTTCCAAGGGGTCTTTACTGGGGGATTCATTCCAGCGTCTCTACAGCAGAGGGGTCCtggcccctggctctgggggcgtCCGCCCTGCCTTACGCACAGCTTCGACTGGGGACAGAGGCTTGGATTCCTCTTCCCTCTGATGGCTTCTCTCCCTCCTTTTTCAGAGGTCCGGGTAAGGTTCTGCCCTCAGAGGCATGGAGAAATCCCCTAGATAGTCAGCAAGAGCTGCACACCAGGACTCATGGGGGAACAGTTGTGGGTCCCCAGTGCAGGCCCCCAATCTGTAACGTCTGTGTAAACACAGTGACGTGGTAAGGAGGAGGGCCCCAGCGAACACGATGTaccagctccgccccccccccgaaTGTCTCTGGATAGGCCTGCTGTGGGATCTGCCCAAGCGCTGTTCCAAAGCAGGCGACCCATGGGTGTGACAGGCAGCAGATGCACTGGGAAGATGGTCGTCTCTCAGCGGCACCCAAGGTACCACCTGGGAGGTCAGATCTCGGGCCAAGGAGGGCCACCCACACATCCTcagtcccttctgcccccagctctgtgtgaaTGTGCCCTGCAGTGTGTCCCCTGCCTGTCCACTCGCTGCTCCGCAGGGCTCATCGCTCCGGTTTCCATAGCAACCTCCCTCAGGACCGCTCAcagagcaggctgcaggctgcagtGTGTTCCTGGGAACAGCCGCCCAGGTGGAGGGTGAGCCAGAGAAAAAGTTTCCACTGCCCATTAAATCCACAAGGGAAAAATCGGTCCCAAGAGAAATCCTCCAGGTGGAAGTAGCACCTGATCTAAGGCTGCTAAATCCTCCCCAAAGTGCCAGGGGGTCTTTGACAGCCCGAGAGGTCCAGCCCCTTGGATTTAGCCCCACCAACCCTCGGACAGCCCACCTGGTGGGCAGGCTGGGTCACCCCAGGGAGAGCGGACGTGAAGACGTTGTTATGAGTGAATCTGGTGCAACGACACAGAATCATTCTCTGTGATCTATTTAGGAAGGACGGagtgggcagctgggcaggggcagcccctctACACGAACAATCCCATCACCTGCTGTAGTGTGATTGACCCTGCAGAAGGCCTGGCCCGAGCACACAAGCGCACAGGAACAGCCACCCCGCCCGAAGCCCTCTTAGCCCGACATCAGTACGGCCACTCGCACTTTGCACCAATACGACTGAAAGAGTGTAACGTGGCATCCTACATGGCACCATTGCAGCCCCAAACTCTACCGGGCACCCCGTGACCCCAAAACACACAGGCCAGGAGCTGGTGGAGATTGTTAGTACCGACGGCGAACACACGAATGTAAGAATGAGGCCTAAGCCGTGCAGAACCAAGTGGAAACATGTCATACTGTGACCATGTGACCAGGGCCAGACTCATCAGAGGCAGGCCCAATATTTGGTTGGTGGTAGGCCCTTCAGGCTACGTACATCTCATACAAAAATGCAAAATTATATCTCACAGAGCTCTCTTTTAAGAGATACGTTGCTGTGATCAGCTGTCCCCCAAAGCAACATCCTGGCACCCCACAATCTCCTCTCTCAGGAAATTGCagcagatcttgtgcaaaatggtatCACGTGACGTGTTAGTGGAAACGTCATggtcctccttgcaggaggataAATGGTATTCCGAATTAGGggcatagttcgaactacctagcccgtaccgcgtgtaaccgcgggcagggagtccgaactaccgggcatttaaaaatggtggcgccctgGAACATGGAAATAAAGCcgaggatattttaatcctgg
Protein-coding regions in this window:
- the LOC102451827 gene encoding olfactory receptor 52K2-like — encoded protein: MAVPNGTKAHPTTFILLGIPGLEAAHVWISIPFCFVYVLSVVGNSLLLAVIKSEPSLHEPMYLFLAMLAVTDLIISTTTVPQTLCVFWFRDWAIHINACLAQVYLLHTLSIMESGFMLAMAFDRYVAICNPLRHSAILTHRVIATLGLGVVLRAAVSVGPHPFLLRQLPYCRTNVIPHTYCEFMALVNLACADMSTMSTYSLVVAFLTAGVDLILIVLSYILILRAVFKLPSKEARLTSLGTCSSHIGAILGFYIPAFFSILTHRFGHSMAPHVHIIVANIYMLVPPMINPIIYGVRTKKIRNRVLQVFSAVNCHTIS